In Astatotilapia calliptera chromosome 16, fAstCal1.2, whole genome shotgun sequence, one genomic interval encodes:
- the umps gene encoding uridine 5'-monophosphate synthase has protein sequence MDGASIDSLILKLHDVNGVKFGEYKLKSGLLAPIYIHLRVLVSHPALTHQVANLIYERVQEEGLQFDSVCGVPYTALPLATIICSRHELPMLIRRKEAKDYGTKRLVEGSFRQGDTCLIIEDTVTSGTSILETAEVLYKEGLKVTDAIVLMDREQGGVEMLASKGIKLHPIISISQLLRVLQAAERIDAQTAQIVLEFIRDNNTFRPKNGTDSPASKKLCVEQKLELSYSERAKLPNIHPLASKLLKIMEEKQSNLCVSADVTNSEELLQLAESLGPKICMLKTHADILQDYTLAFIQNMQALAEKHNFLIFEDRKFADIGNTVKRQYDGGLYQISSWSHIVNAHAVPGPGVVKGLSAVGKPLGRGCLLIAQMSCQGTLAAGEYTKAAVQMAEEHSDSVMGFICGSKLTERPEFIHMTPGVQMQAGGDLLGQQYTTPEEVIYSKASDVIIVGRGILAASDRVEAAELYRKSGWDAYRKRVGQSSI, from the exons ATGGACGGCGCTTCAATTGATAGTTTAATCCTGAAGCTCCACGACGTGAACGGAGTGAAGTTCGGAGAATACAAGCTAAAGAGCGGCCTGCTGGCACCCATTTATATCCACCTGAGGGTGCTCGTGTCCCACCCCGCGCTCACGCACCAG GTGGCAAATCTCATCTACGAGCGAGTGCAGGAAGAGGGTCTGCAGTTCGACTCTGTGTGTGGGGTTCCTTACACAGCCTTGCCTTTGGCCACAATTATCTGCTCACGACATGAACTGCCCATGCTCATCAGGCGGAAGGAGGCCAAGGACTACG GAACCAAACGGCTGGTGGAGGGGTCGTTCCGTCAGGGGGATACGTGCCTGATCATTGAGGACACGGTGACCAGCGGCACCAGCATCCTGGAGACTGCCGAAGTGCTCTACAAAGAGGGACTGAAG GTGACGGATGCAATTGTGCTAATGGACAGAGAGCAAGGTGGCGTGGAGATGTTGGCATCAAAGGGAATCAAGCTCCATCCCATCATCTCCATATCTCAGCTGCTCCGTGTGCTGCAGGCAGCCGAACGCATCGACGCCCAAACCGCCCAGATTGTCCTCGAGTTCATCCGGGACAACAACACTTTCAG GCCCAAGAATGGCACAGACTCTCCAGCCAGCAAGAAGCTGTGTGTGGAACAGAAGCTGGAGCTCAGTTATTCAGAAAGAGCCAAGTTACCAA ACATCCATCCTCTAGCATCAAAGCTGCTGAAGATTATGGAGGAGAAGCAGTCCAACCTTTGTGTGTCTGCTGATGTAACCAACAGCgaggagctgctgcagctggccgAGTCGCTCGGTCCAAAGATCTGCATGCTGAAGACCCATGCAGACATCCTCCAG GACTACACATTAGCCTTTATTCAGAACATGCAAGCCTTAGCAGAGAAACACAACTTCCTCATCTTTGAAGATCGCAAGTTTGCTGACATCGGGAACACAGTCAAGCGTCAGTATGATG GTGGTTTGTACCAGATTTCCTCCTGGTCCCACATAGTGAATGCCCACGCAGTGCCGGGGCCGGGAGTGGTGAAAGGTCTGAGCGCTGTAGGAAAGCCTCTGGGCCGAGGCTGTTTGCTCATAGCTCAGATGAGCTGCCAGGGAACCCTGGCTGCTGGTGAATACACAAAGGCTGCG GTGCAAATGGCAGAGGAGCACTCGGACTCTGTGATGGGGTTTATCTGTGGCTCCAAGCTCACAGAGAGGCCAGAGTTCATCCACATGACCCCCGGGGTGCAGATGCAGGCTGGAG GAGATTTGCTGGGCCAGCAGTACACCACTCCAGAGGAAGTTATCTACAGCAAAGCCTCTGATGTCATCATCGTGGGACGAGGCATTTTGGCAGCATCTGATAGGGTGGAAGCTGCGGAGTTGTACAGGAAGTCGGGCTGGGATGCTTACAGAAAGAGAGTGGGCCAGAGCAGCATCTAA